The uncultured Desulfuromonas sp. genome has a segment encoding these proteins:
- a CDS encoding BCCT family transporter: MSHYVDEQDAHEKQQLAEKLKKAEKEARRKAVAERKRFTGLQIRPTASIYDDAERKEPGEDNWVGFGFDLHPQVTFMSTAVLVAFILLTIMFREQAAELFSSTMAFITTTFGWFLVLAANIFILAALFFAFGPFGHIRIGGNKAKPEFTTGAWFAMLLSAGMGIGLMFWSVGEPMYHFGSPSPMFSGVEGGSPEAAQAAMGITYFHWGLHPWAIYTIVGLGLAFFAYNRGLPLTIRSIFYPILGNRIYGFWGNFIDTLSVLATLMGLATSLGLGVKQVNAGLNFLFGLNVSVTTQVILIAVITGFATLSVVSGLDGGVKRLSECNMGLAALLMLFVLIAGPTVFILSGFTQNLGFYLRELPELSLWTETFRQTNWQGSWTVFYWAWWISWSPFVGMFIARISKGRTVREFVLGVMLIPTLLSFVWMSVFGGAAIELQSTGVADIMGAVKADVATAMFVMFEQFPMTHVLSFVGIVLVTVFFVTSSDSGSLVVDHLTSGGKLDSPVPQRVFWAVMEGVVASVLLIGGGLVTLQTAAVSTGLPFAIILLLIIYALYIGFSQELFVENAVKKRLKRVEEDHRLSMAIELANSDEE, translated from the coding sequence ATGAGTCATTATGTTGATGAGCAGGACGCCCACGAAAAACAGCAGCTCGCTGAAAAACTGAAAAAAGCCGAGAAAGAAGCGCGCCGCAAGGCCGTGGCCGAGCGTAAACGCTTTACCGGTCTGCAGATTCGGCCGACAGCATCCATTTACGATGATGCTGAGCGCAAGGAACCCGGCGAAGACAACTGGGTTGGCTTCGGATTTGACCTGCATCCGCAAGTGACTTTCATGTCCACGGCGGTGCTGGTGGCGTTTATACTGCTTACCATCATGTTTCGTGAACAGGCCGCCGAGTTGTTCAGCTCGACCATGGCTTTTATCACCACAACCTTTGGCTGGTTTCTTGTCCTGGCCGCGAACATCTTTATTCTCGCGGCCTTGTTTTTTGCTTTTGGGCCCTTCGGTCATATCCGTATCGGCGGCAACAAGGCCAAACCGGAATTTACCACCGGCGCCTGGTTTGCCATGCTGCTCAGTGCCGGCATGGGCATTGGTCTGATGTTCTGGAGCGTCGGCGAACCCATGTACCATTTCGGCTCGCCATCGCCGATGTTTTCAGGGGTCGAAGGCGGTAGCCCGGAAGCGGCCCAGGCCGCCATGGGCATCACCTATTTTCATTGGGGCCTCCACCCCTGGGCCATCTATACCATTGTCGGTCTGGGGCTGGCTTTTTTTGCCTATAACCGCGGACTGCCGCTGACCATTCGCTCGATTTTTTATCCCATTCTCGGCAACCGCATCTACGGTTTCTGGGGCAACTTTATCGATACCCTTTCCGTCCTTGCCACCCTCATGGGGCTGGCTACTTCGCTCGGTCTCGGGGTCAAACAGGTCAACGCCGGGTTGAACTTTCTGTTTGGTCTTAATGTCAGTGTCACCACGCAAGTTATTCTGATTGCCGTGATCACCGGGTTTGCCACTCTGTCGGTGGTGTCGGGTCTTGATGGCGGGGTTAAGCGGCTCAGTGAGTGCAATATGGGACTGGCCGCCCTGCTGATGCTGTTTGTACTGATTGCCGGGCCTACGGTGTTTATTCTCAGCGGGTTTACCCAGAATCTGGGCTTTTATCTGAGGGAATTGCCTGAACTCAGCCTGTGGACCGAGACCTTTCGCCAGACCAACTGGCAGGGCTCGTGGACGGTGTTTTACTGGGCGTGGTGGATTTCCTGGTCACCGTTTGTCGGCATGTTTATCGCCCGTATCTCCAAAGGGCGCACCGTGCGTGAGTTCGTGCTGGGAGTGATGCTGATTCCGACTCTGCTGTCTTTTGTGTGGATGTCGGTGTTTGGTGGTGCCGCCATTGAGCTACAGAGCACGGGCGTGGCGGATATTATGGGCGCGGTCAAAGCGGATGTGGCGACGGCCATGTTTGTTATGTTTGAGCAGTTTCCCATGACCCATGTCCTGTCGTTTGTCGGTATCGTCCTGGTGACGGTGTTCTTTGTGACCTCCTCGGACTCCGGATCACTCGTTGTGGATCACCTGACCTCTGGCGGTAAACTCGATTCGCCGGTGCCGCAGCGGGTGTTCTGGGCGGTGATGGAGGGCGTGGTTGCCTCTGTGCTGCTGATCGGTGGCGGACTGGTGACCCTGCAAACGGCTGCGGTGAGTACCGGCCTGCCGTTTGCCATCATATTGTTGTTGATTATTTATGCACTCTACATCGGCTTTTCCCAGGAGCTGTTTGTCGAGAACGCCGTCAAAAAACGCTTAAAACGCGTCGAAGAAGATCATCGCCTGTCCATGGCCATTGAACTGGCCAACAGTGACGAGGAGTAG
- the proV gene encoding glycine betaine/L-proline ABC transporter ATP-binding protein ProV: MEQTKVRVENLYKIFGPQPKKVMSLVEQGLTKEEIFERTGATVGVQNTSFHINRGEIFVIMGLSGSGKSTMVRMLNRLIEPTSGRIWIDDEELTAMNQEQLIQTRRRKMSMVFQSFALMPHLTVLDNAALGLEISGTDKKERRERAMAALEQVGLEAWHASLPSELSGGMQQRVGLARGLAVDPDILLMDEAFSALDPLIRTEMQDELLNLQAKSQRTIVFISHDLDEAMRIGDRIAIMEGGNVVQVGTPEEILQQPANAYVQAFFRGVDPTNILKAEDIARDTQVTVIRHTGEGPRAALQRLISHDREYGYVLDAQRHLLGVVSTESLKDLIENNPESKRLDEAFLDGVDPGRAEDSMQEILPEVVNRSWPLPIVRDDGRYLGVISKNQFLRTLQRNHNEDAQDGVTCETQADVTKGGDQ; encoded by the coding sequence ATGGAACAAACGAAGGTCCGGGTGGAGAATTTGTATAAAATTTTCGGCCCCCAACCCAAAAAAGTGATGTCTCTGGTTGAACAGGGACTGACGAAAGAAGAGATTTTTGAGCGCACCGGTGCCACTGTCGGGGTGCAGAATACCAGCTTTCACATCAATCGTGGAGAGATTTTTGTCATCATGGGATTGTCCGGTTCGGGCAAGTCGACCATGGTGCGCATGCTCAACCGGCTGATTGAACCGACCAGCGGCAGAATCTGGATTGATGACGAGGAATTGACGGCCATGAATCAGGAGCAACTGATTCAGACCCGGCGACGCAAGATGAGCATGGTGTTTCAATCCTTTGCCCTCATGCCCCATCTGACGGTACTCGACAATGCCGCGCTGGGACTGGAGATCTCCGGAACGGACAAAAAGGAGCGGCGCGAGCGAGCCATGGCCGCCCTGGAGCAGGTCGGTCTCGAAGCCTGGCATGCCAGCCTGCCGTCGGAATTGTCCGGCGGGATGCAGCAGCGAGTTGGTCTGGCACGTGGTCTGGCGGTTGATCCGGATATTTTGCTGATGGATGAGGCGTTTTCCGCTCTGGATCCGCTGATCCGTACCGAAATGCAGGATGAGCTGCTCAATCTGCAGGCCAAGTCGCAACGCACCATCGTCTTTATCTCTCACGACCTCGATGAAGCCATGCGCATCGGTGATCGTATCGCCATCATGGAAGGGGGCAATGTCGTGCAGGTCGGCACGCCGGAGGAAATTCTCCAGCAACCGGCCAACGCCTATGTCCAGGCCTTTTTCCGCGGTGTCGATCCGACCAATATTCTCAAAGCCGAAGATATTGCCCGCGATACCCAGGTGACGGTCATCCGCCACACCGGTGAAGGACCGCGCGCGGCCCTGCAACGCCTGATCAGCCACGACCGCGAATACGGCTATGTGCTGGATGCCCAGCGTCATTTGCTCGGCGTGGTGTCCACGGAATCCCTCAAAGATCTGATCGAAAACAACCCCGAGTCAAAACGGCTCGACGAGGCGTTTCTTGATGGGGTCGATCCCGGCCGGGCGGAAGATTCCATGCAGGAAATTCTTCCCGAGGTGGTGAATCGTTCCTGGCCGTTGCCCATCGTGCGTGATGACGGTCGCTATCTGGGCGTCATCTCCAAAAACCAGTTTTTACGGACGTTACAACGCAATCACAATGAAGACGCACAGGATGGCGTGACTTGCGAAACGCAAGCTGACGTGACGAAAGGCGGTGATCAGTGA
- a CDS encoding proline/glycine betaine ABC transporter permease yields MQWLDFEDQLIPLDEWVQDGVRWLAMNYRDIFQAIKVPIEKALEGFDWLFNSLPPIVVIMLLAVLAWRYAGKRVTVFTVSSLLLIGFLGQWEATMTTLSMVVCSVLFCSLVGVPLGILAGRSDRFEMFLRPCLDAMQTTPAFVYLVPVVMLFSIGPVSGILATIVFAMPPIIRLTNLGIRQVHPELVEAAIAFGSTPWQVLRKVQFPLALPSIMAGLNQTIMMALSMVVIAAMIGAGGLGDPVVQGLNTLEIGLATIGGLSIVLLAMILDRITQGIGRK; encoded by the coding sequence ATGCAGTGGCTTGATTTTGAGGACCAACTGATTCCCCTCGACGAATGGGTGCAGGACGGTGTGCGCTGGCTGGCCATGAATTACCGCGATATTTTTCAGGCCATCAAGGTGCCGATTGAAAAAGCGCTGGAAGGGTTTGACTGGCTGTTCAACAGTTTGCCGCCCATTGTGGTGATTATGCTGCTGGCTGTGTTGGCCTGGCGCTATGCCGGTAAGCGGGTGACGGTTTTCACGGTCAGCAGTCTGTTGTTGATCGGCTTTCTCGGCCAGTGGGAAGCGACCATGACCACGTTGTCGATGGTCGTCTGTTCCGTGTTGTTCTGTAGCCTGGTCGGCGTGCCGCTGGGGATTCTTGCCGGGCGCAGCGACCGTTTTGAAATGTTTCTGCGTCCGTGTTTGGATGCCATGCAGACCACCCCGGCGTTCGTCTATCTGGTGCCGGTGGTCATGTTGTTCAGTATCGGCCCGGTTTCAGGAATTCTGGCCACCATCGTGTTTGCCATGCCGCCGATTATCCGTCTGACCAATCTCGGCATTCGCCAGGTGCATCCTGAACTGGTGGAAGCGGCCATCGCTTTTGGTTCAACGCCGTGGCAGGTGTTACGTAAGGTGCAATTTCCCCTGGCGCTGCCGTCGATTATGGCCGGTTTGAACCAGACCATCATGATGGCGCTGTCCATGGTGGTGATCGCCGCCATGATCGGTGCCGGAGGCCTTGGTGATCCGGTGGTGCAGGGACTCAACACCCTGGAGATCGGTCTGGCTACCATTGGCGGCCTGTCGATTGTTCTGCTCGCAATGATTCTTGACCGCATCACCCAAGGGATCGGTCGCAAATAA
- the proX gene encoding glycine betaine/L-proline ABC transporter substrate-binding protein ProX, which yields MRCFLMLLLMCTLAAPVVAADAQLPGKGVTVKPARATWNTGYFQEALVSEGLKELGYKVKRPKELQNPIFYQSVAFGDVDYWTNGWFPNHDGQLPPDFYKMASKVGYVAKAGGLQGYLVSKKFADKYNIKSLDDFKRPEVMKAFDANGDGKADLTACPPGWGCETVISHHFDVYDLDPYINQIKASYSASMADVLARNDAGKPVFFYTWAPNWTIFKLKPGKDVVWINVPKIMPKDSQKAGVDRMTVSGIEGAVSDPVKLGFVVSDIQVVANNTFLKENTAAAKFLEVFTLPLADINEQNTRMQNGENSRKDIQRHVEEWIKKNQTTWNGWLEQARQAAM from the coding sequence ATGAGATGTTTTTTGATGCTGTTGTTGATGTGTACTCTGGCGGCGCCGGTTGTGGCGGCGGATGCGCAGTTGCCGGGTAAAGGTGTGACGGTTAAACCGGCTCGCGCGACCTGGAACACCGGGTATTTTCAGGAGGCTCTGGTCAGTGAGGGCCTCAAGGAGCTGGGCTACAAGGTCAAGCGTCCCAAGGAGTTGCAGAACCCGATTTTTTATCAGTCCGTCGCCTTTGGTGATGTGGATTACTGGACCAACGGCTGGTTCCCCAACCACGACGGCCAGTTGCCGCCGGATTTTTACAAGATGGCCAGTAAGGTCGGTTATGTGGCCAAAGCCGGTGGCCTGCAAGGGTATCTGGTATCCAAGAAGTTTGCCGACAAATACAATATTAAATCCCTGGATGACTTCAAGCGCCCGGAAGTCATGAAAGCGTTTGATGCCAATGGCGACGGTAAAGCCGACCTCACCGCCTGCCCACCGGGCTGGGGCTGCGAGACGGTGATCAGTCACCATTTTGATGTGTATGACCTTGATCCGTATATCAATCAGATCAAGGCGTCCTATTCGGCGAGCATGGCGGATGTCCTCGCCCGCAATGATGCCGGTAAGCCGGTCTTCTTTTACACCTGGGCGCCGAACTGGACCATTTTTAAGCTGAAACCGGGTAAAGATGTGGTGTGGATCAACGTGCCCAAGATCATGCCCAAGGATTCCCAGAAAGCCGGGGTGGATCGCATGACCGTGAGTGGTATTGAAGGAGCGGTTTCCGATCCGGTCAAGCTCGGTTTTGTTGTCAGCGACATTCAGGTCGTCGCCAACAACACCTTCCTTAAAGAGAATACGGCGGCAGCCAAATTTCTTGAGGTGTTTACCCTGCCTCTGGCGGATATCAACGAGCAGAACACCCGCATGCAAAATGGCGAAAATTCGCGTAAAGACATTCAGCGCCATGTCGAGGAATGGATTAAGAAAAATCAGACCACCTGGAACGGCTGGCTCGAACAGGCCCGTCAGGCGGCAATGTAA
- a CDS encoding sigma-54-dependent Fis family transcriptional regulator has product MTASERLNRALQTGHLSQVAANSWRRCLQLNVDPSRHVRVDMGARELQKRIEAHQDLVTVATPTMENIYNFVNDSGFQVVLSDNHGYLLKVLGERKAPCPSTLARLFPGANWNESLRGTNAIGTCLVEQKPLKIHAAEHFFEENHTLTCSAAPIFSPEGELIAVLNLSGDHRYANDLTLGMVVAGANAIENQLQLHRVNTKLYASYKYSDTIIQSMSEGLVIVDPAGEITKINQVGARILGVSALDAIGSHISELFGEEAPVLDLLRTGIAYENKEVTLDGGQRTFYCSATLLRDDYGRMIGAVSVLRPRHANKRQRLAAVTQQARYCFDDMIGNSEAMQKTRRMAQRASRSLSTVLIQGESGTGKELIAQGIHNAGSRYDQPFVAVNCAAITETLLESELFGYEEGSFTGAKKGGQPGKVEMANGGTLFLDEIGDMPLQMQVKLLRMLQERRICRVGSSEEIGIDVRIIAATHQNLKHAVQEGLFRKDLYYRLNVLPITIPPLRERMADLPALARFLVEKLSERFGTGPMAVSSPFLRACQAYDWPGNIRELENVIERAMNMVDDEEALTVEMLDLDPVELAPERAVTDQVRPLKEVEMDMVVRALEMSRGNIVHASSLLGISRNTIYRKIKEYDIVI; this is encoded by the coding sequence ATGACAGCGAGTGAACGACTCAACCGCGCGTTGCAGACGGGCCATTTAAGCCAGGTTGCCGCCAACTCGTGGCGACGTTGTTTGCAACTCAATGTCGATCCCTCCCGGCATGTGCGGGTGGATATGGGCGCCCGTGAGCTGCAAAAGCGGATTGAGGCCCACCAGGATCTGGTCACCGTGGCCACGCCGACCATGGAGAATATCTACAACTTTGTCAACGATTCCGGCTTTCAGGTGGTGTTGTCCGATAATCACGGTTACCTGCTCAAAGTGCTGGGCGAGCGCAAGGCCCCGTGCCCGTCAACGCTGGCGCGGTTGTTCCCCGGAGCCAACTGGAATGAATCGTTGCGCGGTACCAACGCCATCGGCACCTGCCTGGTGGAGCAGAAACCGCTGAAAATTCATGCTGCCGAGCATTTTTTTGAAGAGAATCACACCCTGACCTGCAGTGCCGCGCCGATCTTTTCACCGGAAGGGGAATTGATTGCCGTGCTTAACCTCAGCGGCGATCATCGTTATGCCAACGATCTGACCCTGGGGATGGTGGTGGCCGGAGCCAATGCGATTGAAAACCAGTTGCAACTGCATCGCGTCAATACCAAGCTGTATGCCTCCTACAAATATTCCGACACCATCATTCAGTCCATGTCCGAAGGGCTGGTGATTGTCGATCCCGCTGGAGAGATTACCAAAATCAACCAGGTCGGAGCGCGGATTCTCGGCGTCAGTGCCCTTGACGCTATCGGTAGCCATATCAGTGAACTGTTCGGTGAAGAGGCGCCGGTTCTTGACCTGCTGCGCACCGGTATTGCCTATGAAAACAAGGAAGTGACCCTGGATGGCGGTCAGCGCACCTTTTATTGTTCGGCCACGTTGCTGCGCGATGATTATGGCAGGATGATCGGGGCGGTGTCGGTTTTGCGGCCGCGCCATGCCAACAAACGGCAGCGGTTGGCCGCCGTCACGCAACAGGCGCGTTATTGTTTTGACGACATGATCGGCAACAGCGAGGCCATGCAAAAGACCCGGCGCATGGCACAGAGGGCCTCGCGCAGTCTGTCCACGGTTCTGATTCAAGGCGAGAGCGGCACCGGCAAGGAGTTGATCGCCCAAGGGATTCACAACGCCGGCTCACGCTATGACCAGCCGTTTGTTGCGGTCAACTGTGCTGCCATCACCGAGACGTTGCTGGAGAGTGAACTGTTCGGCTACGAAGAAGGCTCGTTTACCGGGGCCAAGAAGGGCGGTCAACCCGGCAAGGTGGAGATGGCCAACGGCGGTACGCTGTTCCTCGACGAGATCGGCGACATGCCGCTGCAGATGCAGGTCAAGCTGCTGCGTATGTTGCAGGAGCGGCGCATCTGTCGCGTCGGTTCGAGTGAAGAGATCGGCATTGATGTGCGGATTATCGCCGCGACCCATCAGAATCTCAAGCACGCGGTGCAGGAGGGGCTGTTTCGTAAGGATTTGTATTACCGCCTCAATGTGCTGCCTATTACCATCCCGCCATTGCGCGAGCGGATGGCGGACTTGCCGGCGTTGGCGCGTTTTCTGGTTGAAAAGCTCAGTGAGCGTTTCGGCACAGGACCGATGGCCGTCAGCAGCCCGTTTCTGCGCGCCTGTCAGGCCTATGATTGGCCGGGCAATATTCGCGAGCTGGAAAACGTTATCGAGCGCGCCATGAACATGGTGGATGATGAAGAGGCTTTGACGGTGGAGATGCTTGATCTTGATCCGGTGGAACTGGCTCCTGAGCGTGCCGTCACGGATCAGGTGCGACCGCTCAAAGAGGTGGAGATGGACATGGTGGTGCGCGCGCTGGAAATGTCGCGCGGTAACATTGTTCATGCTTCGTCGCTGCTGGGGATCAGTCGCAATACCATTTATCGTAAAATCAAGGAATACGATATTGTGATTTGA
- a CDS encoding NUDIX pyrophosphatase — MMDRVDVVTAFIRSHGKILLLRRSRKVGSYHGCWAGVSGYLEQETPLQQALTEIREETGLLADQVALQVEAEVLEVKDLDLNRCWRVHPFLFELRDDAADIQIDWEHERYQWLPPASMKELETVPLLIEAYQRCIGGGDGV; from the coding sequence ATGATGGACAGGGTTGATGTGGTGACCGCTTTTATCCGCAGTCACGGCAAGATTCTTTTATTGCGGCGCAGCCGGAAAGTCGGCAGCTACCACGGTTGCTGGGCCGGGGTCAGTGGTTATCTGGAACAGGAGACCCCTTTACAGCAGGCGTTGACCGAGATTCGCGAAGAAACCGGCTTGCTGGCCGATCAGGTCGCTTTGCAGGTTGAAGCAGAGGTGTTGGAGGTCAAGGATCTCGATCTCAACCGTTGTTGGCGGGTGCATCCGTTTTTGTTTGAGTTGCGCGATGATGCGGCCGATATCCAGATCGACTGGGAGCATGAGCGTTACCAGTGGCTGCCCCCGGCCAGCATGAAGGAGCTTGAGACCGTGCCGTTGCTGATTGAAGCCTATCAACGGTGCATCGGGGGTGGTGATGGCGTGTGA
- a CDS encoding PaaI family thioesterase codes for MTSSHPIDLAQLLDDHLKDLNLPLQIPPPVLDVTRGEVLRFDGDSGCLEIRFPVLNDHLTPYGSVQGGMIATAVDNTIGPLSMLVAPPNYTRHLTLKYRRPIVPSMDFFIIRAQLVERQERQLTFEARVFDPEERELVRATAQHWIVDLDRQK; via the coding sequence ATGACCTCATCACACCCCATTGACCTGGCCCAGTTACTTGACGACCACCTCAAAGATCTCAATCTTCCCTTGCAGATTCCCCCTCCCGTCCTCGATGTCACCCGTGGCGAAGTGCTGCGCTTTGATGGCGATTCCGGCTGTCTGGAAATCCGCTTTCCCGTTTTGAATGATCACCTCACCCCCTACGGTTCGGTGCAAGGCGGCATGATCGCCACAGCCGTCGACAACACCATCGGTCCGCTGAGTATGCTGGTGGCGCCGCCCAATTACACCCGCCATCTCACGCTGAAATATCGTCGCCCGATTGTGCCGAGCATGGATTTTTTCATCATTCGGGCACAGCTGGTGGAACGCCAGGAACGACAGCTCACGTTTGAGGCGCGCGTCTTTGACCCTGAGGAACGCGAACTGGTGCGCGCCACGGCCCAACACTGGATCGTCGATCTCGATCGGCAAAAATAG
- a CDS encoding 4Fe-4S binding protein — MQIVIDPEKCIASGECVAVCPQNAISIQDGVAVVDDSLCDYDGICIPACPQGAISFSE; from the coding sequence ATGCAAATTGTCATTGATCCAGAAAAATGTATCGCATCCGGGGAGTGTGTCGCCGTGTGCCCGCAAAATGCCATTTCCATTCAAGACGGAGTTGCTGTTGTTGATGACAGCCTGTGTGATTACGATGGCATCTGTATTCCGGCCTGTCCTCAGGGGGCGATCAGCTTTTCCGAATAA
- a CDS encoding acyl-CoA thioesterase: MTQSVPPYEMALTIQPEDIDLMGHVNNIVYLRWVQDVATAHWNHAATQDEKAGLLWMVTRHEIDYLRQVFAGDKLIARTWVGKAERRRFERHTEIRREQDGKIVAKALTWWCPVDHTTKKPTTVAEAVRDRFTAHSG, from the coding sequence GTGACACAGAGCGTTCCACCATACGAGATGGCTTTAACAATACAGCCTGAAGATATCGACCTCATGGGCCATGTAAATAATATTGTGTATCTGCGCTGGGTTCAGGATGTGGCCACTGCCCATTGGAATCATGCCGCCACGCAGGACGAGAAGGCCGGTTTACTCTGGATGGTTACCCGCCATGAGATTGACTATCTGCGTCAGGTGTTTGCCGGGGACAAACTGATTGCCCGCACCTGGGTCGGCAAAGCCGAGCGGCGGCGCTTTGAACGCCACACCGAAATCCGCCGCGAGCAGGACGGCAAGATCGTCGCCAAAGCCCTGACCTGGTGGTGTCCGGTGGATCATACGACCAAGAAACCCACCACGGTTGCTGAAGCCGTGCGCGACCGTTTTACTGCGCACAGCGGTTAA
- a CDS encoding substrate-binding domain-containing protein, with amino-acid sequence MRREQKDELLVYSGMTMIKPLLELAKIMEREHDCLVRVTYGGTGHIAKSVRVNQVGDIFFPGENSYIQALQDEGLVTDVATVGVNQAALFVQRGNPLHIKAALPELADPGYHVVLGNECSGAIGRETKIMLTKAGIYDDVIENVLYMATDSKGLAQAIRHQDADLVINWKAVAFLPENKYVMEVLELPEAVAEKHPLQMALLSYSRHVGLARAFLDLACSERGQKIFHHYGFADGS; translated from the coding sequence GTGAGACGTGAGCAAAAGGACGAGCTGCTGGTTTATAGCGGCATGACCATGATTAAGCCACTGCTCGAACTGGCTAAAATCATGGAACGCGAACACGACTGTCTTGTTCGGGTGACCTATGGCGGCACCGGGCATATCGCCAAGTCGGTGCGCGTCAATCAAGTCGGGGATATCTTTTTTCCCGGAGAAAATTCGTATATCCAGGCGCTTCAGGATGAGGGGTTGGTGACGGATGTGGCCACCGTCGGAGTGAATCAGGCGGCGCTGTTTGTGCAACGCGGCAATCCGTTGCATATCAAAGCCGCTTTGCCCGAGCTGGCGGATCCGGGCTATCATGTGGTGCTTGGCAATGAGTGCTCCGGTGCCATTGGCCGCGAGACGAAAATCATGCTGACCAAGGCCGGGATCTATGATGATGTGATCGAAAATGTCCTTTACATGGCGACGGATTCGAAAGGGCTGGCCCAGGCCATCCGTCATCAGGACGCCGATCTGGTGATCAATTGGAAAGCGGTGGCTTTTCTGCCGGAAAATAAATATGTGATGGAGGTCTTGGAACTCCCGGAAGCCGTTGCTGAAAAGCATCCGCTGCAGATGGCATTACTGAGCTATTCGCGCCATGTCGGCCTGGCACGCGCCTTTCTCGACCTGGCCTGTTCTGAGCGCGGCCAGAAAATCTTTCATCACTATGGATTTGCAGACGGATCATGA